The following proteins are co-located in the Polystyrenella longa genome:
- a CDS encoding PSD1 and planctomycete cytochrome C domain-containing protein → MSILRPSRLRHSFLFHCGTLLFSLIMGQSAGVLADDDIDFNRDIRLILSAKCFQCHGPDARSREADLRLDTQEGLFGADDSSGVVIPHAINESELFRRLTSEDEVEQMPPADSDIEMTDAEIATLKKWIESGANWAGHWAYIPPEMPEIPAVESNNEDLTDIDHFILQTLQANELGLSPVADPITLVRRLSFDLTGLPPDPAQVAAFLTHPSEQEYEQLVDRLLASPHFGERLAMYWLDLVRYGDTIGYHSDAPQHISPYRDYVIDSFNSNKPFDQFTREQLAGDLLESPTEEQIIATGYNRLNKKTEEGGAQPEEYLTKHAADRVRTTSGAWLGVTLGCAECHDHKYDPFSAKDFYSMAAFFSDIQEVGYYRSGKHDPYIELGVDDKLIKLQFRLEDQLSELRNPAKEDRSLTSEERASKIKEVEEQLKVHKQKLETAVNNGRKSMITVAVEPREMRVLPRGNWLDKTGEVVQAALPESLVPAQQSSDRLTRLDLANWLVSEENPLTARVFMNRMWKLFYGHGLSRRLDDVGSQGEWPTHPELLDYLAIDFHSNGWDIKRAIKNLVMTKTYRQTSIASPELLKRDPENRLLARQSRWRLDAEMIRDNALATSGLLVRTVGGESVKPYQPAGYWQHLNFPTRTWEHDKNENQYRRGLYVFWQRTFLHPSLLAFDAPSREECTAERPISNTPKAALILLNDPSFVEAARCFAVHSLEENNNLFITDRIESLWTSALTRPASSTEQQFLLELFETEHQYYQQHPEAAAELLSVGMQPTPEQLDPVEVASWTSVTRAIMNLHEFITRN, encoded by the coding sequence GTGAGCATTTTGCGTCCAAGTCGTCTTCGTCATAGCTTTCTTTTCCATTGCGGAACGCTCCTTTTCAGTCTGATCATGGGGCAGAGTGCTGGCGTGCTTGCCGATGACGATATCGACTTCAATCGGGATATCCGGCTTATCCTCTCCGCGAAATGCTTTCAATGTCACGGCCCCGACGCCCGTTCGCGTGAGGCTGATCTCCGTTTAGACACTCAGGAGGGTTTATTTGGTGCAGACGATTCCTCAGGAGTCGTTATCCCTCATGCGATCAATGAAAGCGAACTCTTTCGGCGATTGACTTCCGAAGACGAAGTTGAGCAAATGCCGCCTGCGGACTCCGACATCGAAATGACCGATGCCGAGATCGCCACGCTAAAAAAATGGATAGAGAGCGGAGCCAATTGGGCGGGACACTGGGCCTATATTCCACCTGAAATGCCCGAAATTCCGGCGGTTGAGTCCAACAATGAAGACTTAACTGATATCGATCATTTCATCTTACAAACATTACAGGCTAATGAGCTTGGGCTCTCTCCAGTTGCCGATCCCATCACCTTAGTAAGGCGGCTTTCATTCGACCTGACAGGGCTTCCACCTGATCCAGCACAGGTTGCAGCATTCTTAACACATCCATCTGAGCAAGAATACGAGCAACTGGTTGATCGACTATTGGCGTCCCCTCATTTTGGGGAGCGGTTGGCAATGTACTGGCTCGATCTTGTGCGATACGGAGATACTATCGGATATCATAGCGACGCTCCGCAACATATCTCACCCTATCGCGATTACGTTATCGATTCGTTCAATTCAAACAAACCGTTTGATCAATTCACACGAGAGCAACTTGCGGGTGATCTACTGGAGTCTCCGACGGAAGAGCAAATCATTGCGACTGGTTATAATCGCTTGAACAAGAAGACTGAAGAGGGAGGTGCTCAACCCGAAGAGTATCTGACAAAGCACGCGGCAGATCGGGTGCGAACAACCTCAGGCGCCTGGTTGGGAGTGACGTTAGGTTGTGCAGAATGCCACGACCATAAATACGATCCATTTTCGGCAAAAGACTTCTATAGCATGGCCGCCTTCTTCTCCGACATTCAAGAGGTGGGATACTACCGCTCGGGGAAACATGATCCTTATATCGAATTAGGGGTCGATGACAAATTAATTAAACTTCAGTTCCGGTTGGAGGATCAACTTTCCGAATTGCGTAATCCAGCGAAAGAAGACAGGTCACTAACGAGTGAGGAGCGCGCCAGCAAAATCAAAGAAGTAGAAGAACAATTAAAAGTACACAAACAGAAGCTGGAAACTGCGGTTAACAATGGTCGTAAATCGATGATCACCGTTGCTGTGGAACCACGTGAAATGCGTGTGTTACCGCGAGGAAATTGGTTGGATAAGACGGGAGAGGTCGTTCAAGCTGCCCTGCCCGAGTCGTTGGTGCCTGCCCAACAGTCGTCTGATCGATTGACTCGTCTTGATCTCGCGAACTGGCTTGTGTCCGAAGAGAATCCCCTTACGGCGCGTGTCTTTATGAACCGGATGTGGAAATTGTTCTACGGTCATGGTTTATCTCGACGCCTGGACGATGTCGGAAGCCAGGGAGAATGGCCCACACATCCGGAATTGCTCGATTATCTTGCCATAGATTTTCACAGTAACGGATGGGATATCAAACGAGCGATTAAAAATCTGGTGATGACGAAAACCTATCGTCAAACTTCGATTGCTTCTCCGGAACTGCTCAAGCGAGATCCGGAGAACAGGCTCCTTGCGAGACAGTCGCGTTGGAGGTTGGATGCCGAAATGATTCGCGATAACGCCTTGGCGACGTCGGGGTTATTAGTGCGAACCGTCGGCGGAGAAAGCGTCAAACCTTATCAGCCTGCCGGCTACTGGCAGCATCTCAACTTCCCGACGCGAACATGGGAACACGATAAAAATGAGAATCAGTACAGAAGAGGGCTTTACGTTTTCTGGCAACGTACGTTTCTACACCCTAGCCTCCTTGCGTTTGATGCACCTTCCCGGGAAGAGTGTACGGCCGAGCGGCCAATATCGAATACCCCCAAAGCGGCGCTGATACTATTGAACGATCCCAGCTTCGTAGAGGCGGCTCGCTGTTTTGCCGTTCACTCATTGGAAGAGAATAATAACCTCTTCATAACCGACCGCATTGAAAGTCTGTGGACGAGCGCCCTCACCCGCCCCGCATCTTCCACCGAACAACAATTCCTGTTGGAATTATTTGAAACCGAACATCAGTATTATCAACAACATCCTGAAGCTGCCGCGGAGTTACTCTCCGTCGGAATGCAACCGACACCGGAGCAACTCGATCCAGTCGAGGTCGCATCGTGGACGTCCGTGACTCGAGCGATTATGAACCTGCACGAATTTATCACGCGTAATTAG
- a CDS encoding DUF1501 domain-containing protein, protein MSYLSQEHHQLLRRTFLKRSTLSVGTVALSSLLSESLLNPSPVQAEMKARLGLEPAVPNMPHLPPQIKRVIFLSMSGGPSQFETFDHKPKLDEMHGKPMPASVTSGQPIAQLQGQDLLCQKSMFKFNRHGESGQQISELFPHLGTVADDICIVRSMHTDQINHDPANTVMNTGTSISGRPSMGSWLLYGLGAETADLPGFVVLTSKGGRNPQPIATRQWHSGFLPGRYQGVEFYSQGDPVHFVRNPFGVDRDSQRRLVDTVGQLNRLQQQQRFDPEIETRINQYEMAFRMQASVPELMDIQDEPKHILDMYGTEGADGSYAYNCLLARRLAERGVRFIQLYHRGWDHHNDLNKYMKVCSNLTDQPTAALIQDLKQRDMLKDTLIVWTGEFGRTPMAQSNKGDTGRDHHMRSFSLFMCGGGIRGGQTYGATDELGYHATENPVHVNDLHATMLHLLGIEHKKLTYFYQGRQFRLTDVAGEVLHDILV, encoded by the coding sequence ATGAGTTATCTGTCTCAAGAACATCATCAACTATTACGCCGTACCTTCCTGAAGCGGTCGACGCTCAGTGTGGGTACTGTGGCGCTTTCATCGCTTCTTAGCGAATCGTTGCTGAATCCGTCGCCGGTGCAAGCCGAAATGAAAGCTCGGCTCGGTTTGGAACCGGCGGTGCCGAATATGCCGCACCTGCCACCGCAGATCAAGCGGGTGATCTTTCTGAGTATGTCGGGTGGTCCGTCTCAGTTTGAGACTTTCGACCATAAACCGAAACTTGATGAGATGCACGGTAAGCCGATGCCTGCATCGGTCACCAGCGGACAACCAATCGCGCAGTTGCAGGGTCAGGACTTGCTGTGCCAGAAATCGATGTTCAAATTCAATCGGCACGGGGAGAGTGGGCAACAGATTTCAGAGTTGTTTCCGCATCTTGGAACAGTCGCCGATGACATTTGTATCGTGCGGTCGATGCATACAGATCAAATTAATCATGACCCTGCTAATACGGTCATGAATACGGGAACGTCGATTTCGGGGCGTCCCAGTATGGGTTCCTGGTTACTCTATGGTTTAGGAGCGGAGACTGCTGATCTGCCTGGCTTCGTTGTCCTTACGAGTAAAGGGGGCCGAAACCCGCAACCGATAGCGACACGGCAGTGGCACAGTGGGTTTCTGCCGGGGCGATATCAAGGTGTTGAATTTTATTCGCAAGGTGATCCGGTTCACTTCGTTCGCAATCCATTTGGAGTGGATCGCGACAGTCAGCGCCGTTTAGTCGACACCGTCGGTCAATTGAATCGTCTTCAGCAACAACAACGGTTTGATCCGGAAATCGAGACACGCATTAATCAATACGAGATGGCATTTCGGATGCAGGCTTCTGTTCCCGAATTGATGGATATTCAAGACGAACCGAAGCATATACTCGACATGTACGGAACGGAGGGAGCGGATGGTTCCTACGCTTACAATTGTCTGCTGGCTCGGCGATTGGCCGAACGGGGCGTCCGTTTTATTCAGCTGTATCACCGGGGTTGGGATCATCACAACGATTTGAACAAGTACATGAAAGTTTGTTCCAATCTGACCGATCAACCGACGGCGGCGCTGATTCAGGATCTCAAACAGCGGGATATGCTCAAAGATACTCTCATCGTCTGGACGGGGGAATTCGGACGAACGCCTATGGCACAGTCCAATAAAGGAGATACCGGTCGAGACCACCACATGCGGTCATTCAGCCTGTTTATGTGTGGTGGAGGTATTCGTGGTGGACAAACTTATGGTGCTACTGATGAATTAGGCTATCATGCGACAGAGAATCCGGTGCATGTGAACGACTTACACGCCACGATGCTGCATCTACTTGGAATTGAGCATAAAAAACTGACCTATTTCTACCAGGGTCGGCAATTTCGTTTAACGGATGTTGCTGGTGAGGTATTGCATGATATTCTGGTTTGA
- a CDS encoding serine/threonine protein kinase encodes MAPKPSDENAQSKPVPRPANESKPTDTPRKMFSKFEIHKKLGSGGMGSVYLARDTELDRFVALKILPKDKADNPTLLKRFKSEAQAAATLRHDNIVMVYGAGEHEGYYYMVMEYVEGVDVHRLIAKKDQLSVKRSIEIVKQVGSALEHINSKGIVHRDIKPSNLFIQRDGIVKLGDLGLARSLEDSEEAGVTRAGTTVGTVDYISPEQARNSKAADIRSDIYSLGCTWYHMLTGLPPFPDGSLTNKLHAHAVKPPPNPQIVNEAVPDGVVAIMHRMMAKRPEDRYQTPTELIQDLEQSILTKQDIANTVLASLQEEDDFIEAESKTPIPPTTAPQDHSPKTPSPRNQPIQTPLPKAANKQKGSTEAGQTTTTSSEVQPTENPNNSSIRKMTIPSQRIDASTKGPTDDSFRMQVDPLKLVLAGGSTLILLAALIYGVNFLFQTMTTHGNSNQSGVVNEVGPLDNRQKDEQGNPEENPQGSQDGSESKDEKDKTASVTVKSIAQVEVEKRADQLSKEFFPILDASQRLHLQNYSWLNKFLISNAASDLKTLKVQRFSNRATANDAFDSVPLAYKNAPNKGAVIEIAGDQSLTLRPIRLVPSQHIVLRGISSRDGSRPLLMIEPSDVDPLFAVSKGTLEIENLDLVILPPRRMTSSARPLFQLDGGELFLNDSSISSIHPAPNSLIEMVPNAQLANRVVMQDVVVRGDGLTVAEEMSSTDELVSVNSLFINKSVPLFKLASSSEGTSESQISPPAINLQLFSSTCISGKNGLSIPAGLEGVFRVYSFKNLYAALESGNHFIPSGSPITMTKLGVDSSRPGVKMRWFEKGSNYSGWATLLHFADDSRTPVKNAKDWNKLWDLAVTDNQVKFDVWTTANQNRMGPLKELKATNLLGERGDGIGCNISSLEAPEGRLLLERYETRLLTKFAALFPLESEGSTAEEFKIPKESTEFFERLQSDEWADNTHFVLTSSVNNKDTLEIPWKPVSVTGKSLTIEFRPSKSSQKVLFRPETTTGDRALITVERGDLRLLNLGFDARTARNGELPRSVVDVLDGSFLLEHCLVQTTFQDPEEKMEPVLESVIRWRETEAVEKEFRTGRIIDSFLYSFNPPVHSSVEKSRLQILNSCLLSGSSVVRQEIIPEHQNPDNENFWTNSTLSSWNQFFEIVDRRNQSLDSNSIELEMFHLFLGPAYLNNQKTPELVRFNGQSLEKPFLRTTIAYVGRDDSVRTVMAYRNPDENESTVTTEDQTRLLTGYANPFDTLPEAGKLLSLKAPLPEKQERYVSPLSYAIDPNSAGDNVDGTPEFGADLDSLPSYMTGKKGAYSKGSNNKAWNRNSNAGSRGPEF; translated from the coding sequence ATGGCCCCGAAACCCTCCGACGAAAACGCACAATCGAAGCCTGTACCCAGACCGGCTAACGAATCCAAACCGACGGACACTCCTCGAAAGATGTTCAGTAAGTTTGAGATTCACAAGAAGCTGGGTTCTGGTGGTATGGGATCGGTCTATCTCGCCCGCGATACCGAACTCGACCGCTTCGTTGCGTTGAAGATTCTTCCTAAAGACAAGGCTGACAATCCGACGCTCCTCAAGCGATTCAAGTCAGAAGCCCAAGCCGCCGCTACTCTGAGACATGACAATATTGTCATGGTCTATGGAGCAGGTGAGCACGAAGGCTACTACTATATGGTCATGGAGTATGTCGAAGGGGTCGATGTCCATCGGCTGATTGCCAAGAAGGACCAATTGAGCGTGAAACGGTCGATCGAGATCGTCAAACAGGTCGGTTCGGCTTTGGAGCATATTAACAGTAAGGGAATCGTACACCGCGATATCAAACCTTCGAACCTGTTTATTCAACGAGACGGAATTGTGAAACTGGGCGACCTTGGTCTGGCTCGATCACTTGAAGATTCTGAAGAAGCGGGAGTCACTCGTGCTGGGACCACCGTTGGGACCGTTGACTACATTTCACCCGAGCAGGCGCGGAACAGTAAAGCGGCCGATATTCGGAGCGATATCTATTCTCTGGGCTGCACTTGGTATCACATGCTGACAGGACTGCCCCCTTTTCCGGATGGTAGCCTGACCAATAAATTACATGCCCACGCCGTTAAACCTCCGCCTAATCCGCAAATCGTAAATGAGGCGGTGCCGGATGGAGTGGTTGCCATTATGCATCGGATGATGGCAAAACGTCCTGAGGACCGTTATCAGACTCCGACCGAGTTGATCCAGGATCTCGAACAATCGATCCTGACTAAACAGGATATTGCGAATACCGTTCTCGCATCATTGCAGGAAGAGGATGATTTTATCGAGGCAGAGTCAAAAACACCCATTCCTCCGACAACTGCACCGCAAGATCATTCTCCCAAAACACCTTCGCCGCGAAACCAGCCGATTCAGACTCCACTGCCGAAGGCGGCTAATAAGCAAAAGGGTTCGACTGAAGCCGGGCAAACCACGACAACATCGTCCGAGGTTCAGCCTACAGAGAATCCAAATAACTCGTCGATTCGTAAGATGACAATTCCATCCCAACGGATTGATGCTTCGACTAAAGGGCCCACGGACGACTCGTTTAGAATGCAGGTCGATCCGTTGAAACTGGTGCTTGCAGGGGGAAGCACACTCATTCTGCTGGCAGCACTCATTTATGGAGTAAATTTTCTTTTCCAGACTATGACAACTCATGGCAACTCAAATCAAAGCGGAGTCGTAAACGAGGTTGGGCCGCTGGACAACCGGCAAAAGGATGAGCAAGGAAATCCGGAGGAGAATCCACAGGGTTCCCAAGATGGCTCCGAGTCCAAGGACGAAAAGGACAAGACTGCGTCCGTTACTGTTAAAAGTATCGCTCAGGTGGAAGTCGAAAAGCGTGCCGACCAATTATCAAAAGAGTTCTTTCCAATTCTTGATGCTTCCCAGCGATTACATCTACAGAACTATTCCTGGTTAAATAAATTTTTGATATCAAATGCCGCTTCCGATTTAAAAACCTTAAAAGTGCAACGGTTTTCCAACCGAGCGACAGCGAACGATGCATTTGATTCAGTGCCCCTCGCCTATAAAAATGCGCCTAACAAAGGGGCCGTGATTGAGATTGCCGGGGATCAATCCCTCACACTGAGGCCCATCCGACTTGTTCCTTCGCAGCATATTGTTTTACGGGGGATTTCCAGCCGGGATGGATCACGTCCTTTGCTGATGATTGAACCTTCCGACGTAGATCCACTGTTTGCTGTAAGTAAGGGGACTCTCGAGATTGAAAATCTTGATCTGGTAATTCTCCCTCCCCGTCGCATGACCTCGTCAGCGCGACCTCTGTTCCAACTGGATGGTGGCGAACTCTTTCTTAATGATTCCTCCATCTCTTCGATTCATCCCGCTCCGAACTCCCTGATAGAGATGGTTCCGAATGCACAACTGGCCAATCGAGTTGTGATGCAGGATGTGGTCGTACGCGGCGACGGATTAACTGTCGCAGAGGAGATGAGTTCCACTGATGAACTTGTTTCAGTAAATAGCCTGTTTATCAATAAATCAGTTCCACTATTTAAACTGGCATCATCGAGCGAAGGAACTTCGGAAAGTCAGATATCGCCACCCGCGATCAACCTGCAATTGTTCTCGTCGACTTGCATTTCGGGCAAAAACGGACTGAGTATTCCTGCTGGGCTTGAGGGTGTCTTCCGCGTTTACTCTTTCAAAAACCTTTACGCTGCATTGGAATCTGGGAATCATTTTATTCCTTCAGGCAGTCCAATCACGATGACTAAATTGGGAGTCGACTCTTCAAGACCCGGAGTGAAAATGCGTTGGTTTGAGAAAGGCTCGAACTATTCGGGATGGGCGACGTTATTACATTTCGCCGACGATTCGAGGACGCCAGTCAAGAATGCTAAAGACTGGAATAAGCTCTGGGATTTGGCAGTGACGGATAATCAGGTGAAATTCGACGTTTGGACGACCGCGAATCAAAATCGAATGGGGCCACTCAAAGAACTGAAAGCTACTAACCTATTGGGAGAAAGAGGCGATGGGATCGGATGCAATATCTCGTCCCTCGAAGCGCCGGAAGGTCGTTTGTTACTGGAGCGATACGAAACCCGTTTACTGACGAAATTTGCCGCCTTATTCCCGTTGGAATCAGAAGGATCTACTGCGGAAGAATTCAAGATCCCTAAAGAATCCACTGAATTCTTCGAGCGGTTGCAGTCGGATGAATGGGCGGATAATACGCACTTTGTATTAACTAGTTCCGTCAACAATAAAGACACCTTGGAGATACCTTGGAAACCGGTTTCGGTTACGGGCAAAAGTTTAACAATTGAATTCAGACCCTCGAAGTCGAGTCAAAAAGTCTTGTTTCGTCCGGAAACGACAACGGGAGACAGGGCTCTGATTACCGTCGAACGCGGCGATCTTCGATTGTTAAATCTGGGCTTCGACGCACGCACGGCGCGAAATGGTGAGCTTCCCCGGTCTGTGGTAGACGTGCTTGATGGTAGCTTTCTACTTGAGCACTGCTTAGTTCAAACGACATTTCAGGATCCTGAAGAGAAAATGGAGCCTGTACTGGAGTCGGTGATTCGATGGCGGGAGACCGAAGCGGTAGAGAAAGAGTTTCGCACGGGCCGCATCATCGACTCGTTTTTGTACAGTTTCAATCCACCAGTTCACTCTTCAGTAGAAAAGTCTCGTCTTCAGATCTTAAACAGTTGCCTCCTTTCAGGAAGTTCTGTCGTTCGGCAAGAGATCATTCCCGAACACCAGAATCCAGATAACGAGAACTTCTGGACGAATAGTACTTTGTCGAGTTGGAATCAGTTCTTTGAAATCGTTGACCGGCGGAACCAATCGCTTGATTCCAACTCGATTGAACTGGAAATGTTCCATCTCTTCCTGGGGCCTGCTTATTTGAACAACCAGAAAACTCCTGAACTTGTGAGGTTCAACGGACAATCGCTCGAAAAGCCATTTTTAAGAACGACCATTGCTTATGTTGGCCGTGATGACAGTGTGAGAACGGTGATGGCCTACCGTAATCCAGACGAAAATGAATCGACCGTGACGACAGAAGATCAAACGCGGCTCTTAACCGGTTATGCGAATCCGTTCGACACGTTGCCTGAGGCCGGTAAGCTCTTATCGCTGAAGGCTCCTCTGCCTGAAAAACAGGAGCGATATGTATCGCCCTTGTCGTATGCGATCGATCCAAACAGCGCGGGTGACAATGTGGATGGGACACCAGAATTCGGCGCCGACCTCGACAGTTTGCCTTCTTACATGACGGGGAAGAAGGGTGCCTATTCCAAGGGGTCAAACAATAAAGCCTGGAATCGCAATTCTAACGCGGGGTCACGTGGCCCTGAGTTCTAA
- a CDS encoding ATP-binding protein, with translation MTQANLLVIEGKNHGNRYDLTGRRYQIGRGSLCQIRVTDNLVSRAHATIQHKTGNFTLLDNNSSNGTLVNGKPVAEHSLTNGDRIQVGETVFLFTCDEFHSSQEIAASRISFVRQAPEFERSRIVGEVSDRTVAAFTGVNPAEGIAEQAEMVAQLTTLYQITEEVVRPTLSPDQLLDRILYLTTEVVGADRGCVLLFSPEGGKIIPRVFIDRTGQSERMPVSMSIVDYVVKKGQGVRTSDAQTDQRFDHGQSIFQAGVREAMCVPLQGRDDLLGVVYVDTTMTSEEMLYRSQEGSHFSDSKLRLLIAIGGQAALAIENHRYQNALLKAERLAAMGQTIAMLSHHIKNIMQGIRGGSYLVNNGLNDMNEELLQKGWQIVEKNQNRIYNLVMDMLTFSKERAPAYCEGDVNKLATDVEELVKGKAEEAHVIISLDLDTQIPPAWFDEEGIHRALLNIVSNAIDAVAEKQGDEGEVQIATEYDANRDRISITVEDNGPGIPAPQLEKVFNMFESTKGSRGTGLGLAVSQKILHEHNGEITVESRPGLGCKFTLNWPRMDDEHRIVESPTMA, from the coding sequence GTGACCCAGGCAAATTTATTGGTCATCGAAGGCAAAAACCATGGAAACCGTTACGATTTGACCGGACGCCGATATCAAATTGGACGCGGTTCATTATGTCAGATCCGCGTCACGGATAATCTGGTTTCGCGAGCTCATGCCACGATACAGCACAAAACGGGCAACTTCACTTTATTGGACAATAACAGTTCCAATGGAACCCTGGTCAATGGCAAACCCGTTGCCGAACACTCTCTGACCAACGGTGACCGAATCCAAGTCGGCGAAACAGTTTTCCTGTTTACCTGCGATGAGTTTCATTCCTCGCAGGAGATAGCCGCGTCGCGAATTTCGTTTGTAAGACAAGCTCCCGAATTCGAACGATCTCGAATTGTGGGCGAAGTCAGCGACCGCACTGTCGCCGCTTTTACAGGTGTAAATCCAGCAGAGGGAATCGCTGAACAGGCCGAGATGGTGGCCCAACTGACGACCCTCTACCAGATCACCGAAGAAGTCGTCAGACCGACACTTTCGCCTGATCAGCTCCTTGATCGTATTTTGTATCTGACGACGGAAGTTGTCGGTGCAGATCGAGGTTGTGTCCTCCTCTTCTCGCCCGAAGGAGGAAAGATAATCCCGCGTGTCTTTATCGATAGAACGGGGCAATCTGAACGGATGCCAGTCTCGATGAGTATCGTTGATTATGTCGTCAAAAAAGGGCAGGGTGTACGTACCTCTGACGCTCAAACCGATCAACGGTTCGACCATGGGCAGTCCATTTTTCAGGCAGGCGTTCGCGAGGCCATGTGCGTTCCTTTGCAGGGCCGAGATGACTTGCTGGGGGTCGTTTATGTCGACACCACGATGACTTCCGAGGAAATGCTTTATCGTTCTCAGGAGGGAAGCCATTTCTCCGATTCCAAGTTGAGGCTACTCATCGCTATTGGCGGGCAAGCGGCTCTCGCCATTGAAAACCATCGTTATCAGAATGCATTACTAAAGGCAGAGCGACTGGCCGCGATGGGTCAGACGATCGCCATGCTCAGCCATCACATCAAAAATATTATGCAGGGAATTCGTGGCGGCAGTTATCTCGTCAACAATGGCCTCAATGACATGAACGAAGAGCTGCTGCAAAAAGGGTGGCAGATCGTTGAGAAAAACCAGAACCGGATCTACAACTTAGTAATGGACATGCTCACATTCAGCAAAGAACGAGCACCTGCTTACTGCGAAGGAGACGTTAACAAACTCGCTACTGACGTTGAAGAACTGGTAAAAGGCAAAGCAGAGGAAGCTCATGTGATTATCTCTCTTGATCTTGATACCCAGATACCTCCGGCCTGGTTCGATGAAGAGGGGATTCATCGTGCCCTGTTAAATATAGTGAGCAATGCTATTGACGCTGTTGCTGAAAAGCAGGGTGACGAGGGTGAGGTCCAGATCGCTACCGAGTACGACGCGAATCGAGATCGGATTTCCATCACCGTAGAAGACAATGGGCCCGGTATTCCAGCTCCGCAACTTGAAAAAGTCTTTAACATGTTTGAATCGACAAAAGGCTCGCGAGGTACCGGCCTTGGACTGGCGGTTAGCCAGAAAATTCTACATGAACACAACGGCGAAATCACTGTTGAAAGCCGCCCTGGATTGGGGTGTAAGTTTACTTTGAATTGGCCCCGCATGGACGATGAACACAGAATCGTTGAAAGCCCCACCATGGCATAA
- a CDS encoding alpha/beta hydrolase family protein: MTSLSASRLTVALLVLCISLSQAVASAQGKAKTTLEQITQIPTADGKQQPIRVFVPELEKKEAVPLLVFLHSWSGNYKQSNMKWVMQAQERNWAVVLPNFQGPNFQPTACGSELAQQEILDALDYMMSTYHIDSSRIYLAGASGGGHMSMLMAAKHSSRFSAVSAWVGITDLNAWHEFHTRGEKPTGYALNIEASCGGKPGDSDEVDAQYVARSPLFHLGNTGDLPLDIAAGIHDGHTGSVPVSHSLNAFNVIASSRNEPTIPEQLIQEIVETEEVSADVSVFDSGSDSNENYPRKIHLRRTAGPARVTIFEGGHEGLAAAAIEWLAQQQRETKSDE, from the coding sequence ATGACTTCTCTTTCTGCTTCTCGATTGACCGTTGCACTGCTTGTCCTGTGTATTTCCTTGTCTCAGGCAGTGGCCTCTGCTCAAGGCAAGGCCAAAACCACACTGGAACAGATCACTCAGATTCCGACTGCTGATGGAAAACAACAACCGATTCGGGTGTTCGTCCCGGAATTGGAAAAGAAAGAAGCGGTACCGCTGCTCGTCTTCCTGCATTCCTGGTCAGGGAATTACAAACAGTCAAATATGAAATGGGTAATGCAGGCTCAAGAGCGAAACTGGGCCGTGGTGCTTCCCAATTTTCAAGGTCCTAACTTTCAGCCCACGGCCTGTGGATCGGAGCTGGCGCAGCAGGAAATTCTCGACGCCCTTGATTACATGATGAGCACTTATCATATTGACAGTAGCCGCATCTACCTCGCGGGGGCTTCGGGGGGCGGGCACATGTCGATGTTAATGGCGGCGAAACATTCCAGTCGATTCTCGGCAGTCTCGGCTTGGGTCGGGATTACTGACTTGAATGCCTGGCATGAATTTCACACGCGCGGAGAGAAACCAACTGGCTACGCACTTAATATCGAGGCCAGCTGCGGTGGGAAACCGGGAGACTCCGACGAAGTCGACGCTCAATACGTTGCACGATCTCCTTTGTTCCACCTCGGGAATACTGGCGATTTACCCTTGGATATCGCCGCAGGAATTCATGATGGCCATACAGGTTCAGTTCCCGTCAGTCACTCATTGAATGCTTTTAATGTAATCGCTTCCTCTCGCAATGAACCGACGATTCCTGAACAGCTGATTCAGGAAATTGTGGAGACAGAAGAGGTTTCCGCAGATGTTTCCGTATTCGATTCCGGGAGTGACTCAAACGAGAACTACCCACGGAAGATTCATCTACGCAGAACAGCGGGGCCTGCACGCGTGACTATTTTTGAAGGTGGGCATGAGGGTTTGGCAGCGGCTGCCATAGAATGGCTTGCTCAGCAGCAGCGGGAAACGAAGTCGGACGAATAA